A single region of the Sorghum bicolor cultivar BTx623 chromosome 7, Sorghum_bicolor_NCBIv3, whole genome shotgun sequence genome encodes:
- the LOC8063999 gene encoding RNA pseudouridine synthase 3, mitochondrial yields MLCRGRRRPGLWRWPVELRRLSRLAPPAPAAADPVVVRVDASNVARLGPPKPGPRPRQLLSLPAFPAGLDPLPGRKAAPRRVTVVSWVKHYFADVPHEAVQAHFNRRTVFSECSDHEVSADSIRTQKHHLKKVAVNLLQIKHNDAMEPGMRIHLPVSVAEGEIKKRYETIPTATLHPNKDEIEYLRRLVIHRDSAILVLNKPPKVPMKGHLPVHNSMDVLAAAALSYGNKEGPKLVHRLDRESSGLILMGRTKESFTRLHWLFTSVNLARTSSQTWNKACEAYVQKYWALVIGTPKEREGVICAPISKVLLDDGKAERVILAHPSGIDGAQEAITEYRVMGPTINGCSWIELRPLTGRKHQLRVHCAEALGTPIVGDYKYGWFVHQTWKQNPQPDFEPFTGEPYKLRRPEGLEIQKGSVLSKVPLLHLHCREMVIPNIAKFLSSTGEWHENGAPWAKEKPNLLRFVAPMPPHMKISWNIMSSYLV; encoded by the exons ATGCtgtgccgcggccgccgccgtccgGGGCTGTGGCGTTGGCCGGTGGAGCTGCGGCGGCTGTCCCGGCTGGCTCCGCCGGCGCCTGCGGCTGCCGACCCGGTGGTGGTCCGCGTGGACGCCAGCAACGTCGCGCGGTTGGGGCCGCCCAAGCCCGGGCCGAGGCCGCGGCAGCTGCTCTCGCTGCCGGCGTTCCCCGCAGGGCTGGACCCTCTCCCGGGAAGGAAGGCGGCGCCGCGTCGCGTGACGGTGGTGAGCTGGGTGAAGCACTACTTCGCCGACGTGCCGCACGAGGCTGTGCAGGCGCACTTCAACAGGAGAACG GTTTTTTCTGAGTGCTCTGACCACGAGGTTTCAGCTGACAGCATTCGAACTCAGAAGCATCATCTGAAAAAGGTGGCAGTGAA TTTGTTGCAGATTAAACATAATGATGCTATGGAGCCTGGAATGAGAATTCACCTTCCTGTTTCAGTGGCTGAGGGCGAGATAAAGAAGCGTTATGAGACCATTCCGACTGCCACATTGCATCCTAATAAAGATGAGATTGAGTACCTGAGGAGGCTTGTTATCCACAGG GACTCTGCTATATTGGTGCTTAACAAGCCCCCCAAAGTGCCCATGAAAGGACATTTGCCAGTACATAACAGCATGGATGTGCTTGCAGCTGCAGCACTGTCATATGGAAACAAAGAGGGTCCGAAATTG GTCCATCGATTGGACAGAGAAAGCAGCGGTTTGATTTTGATGGGCAGAACAAAAGAAAGTTTTACTCGGCTGCACTGGCTTTTCACTAGTGTAAATTTAGCTAGAACATCTTCTCAG ACATGGAATAAAGCCTGTGAAGCATACGTGCAGAAGTATTGGGCACTAGTCATTGGTACTCCTAAAGAAAGGGAAGGAGTTATATGTGCTCCTATCTCAAAG GTACTTCTTGATGACGGGAAAGCTGAGAGGGTCATTCTGGCACATCCTTCTGGCATAGATGGCGCACAAGAGGCAATAACAGAGTATCGGGTGATGGGACCAACCATCAACGGGTGCTCATGGATCGAGCTACGCCCATTAACTGGGCGGAAGCACCAG CTCCGAGTCCACTGTGCCGAAGCCCTCGGCACTCCCATTGTCGGGGATTACAAATATGGTTGGTTTGTGCACCAAACATGGAAGCAAAATCCCCAGCCTGACTTTGAGCCGTTCACTGGAGAGCCATACAAGCTGAGACGGCCAGAAGGCTTGGAGATTCAGAAGGGCAGTGTTCTGTCAAAAGTCCCTTTGCTACACCTGCATTGCCGGGAGATGGTCATCCCCAACATTGCAAAGTTCCTGAGCAGCACTGGAGAATGGCACGAAAACGGCGCCCCATGGGCCAAGGAGAAACCCAATCTCCTAAGATTCGTCGCACCAATGCCTCCACACATGAAAATTAGTTGGAATATAATGTCTTCATACCTAGTGTAA
- the LOC8064000 gene encoding pentatricopeptide repeat-containing protein At3g42630: protein MDAAALMVARAEAGDFAEARSLWAQLLHSSAAQCLPAAAPRLLPAYARLGRFDEILLAVRELSARDRGAARALYPLAVSCLGAAGELARMEDVVLEMGRLGLRVDAATGDAFVRAYAAAGTIPQMEAAYRRHKKAGLLVTRGAIRAVASAYISQQKYYRLGAFVADAGLRRRDAGNLLWNLYLLSFAANFKMKSLQRAFLEMVAAGFRPDLTTFNIRAAAFSKMCMFWDLHLSADHMRRDGVAPDLVTHGCFVDAYLERRLARNLTFAFDRLDGNAEPVVATDAIVFEAFGKGGFHASSEVLLEATAGKRRWTYYKLLGVYLRKQHRRNQVFWNY, encoded by the coding sequence ATGGACGCGGCGGCCCTCATGGTCGCGCGCGCCGAGGCCGGGGACTTCGCGGAGGCCCGGTCCCTCTGGGCGCAGCTCCTGCACAGCTCCGCTGCGCAGTGCCTCCCTGCCGCGGCGCCGCGCCTCCTGCCGGCGTACGCGCGCCTCGGCCGCTTCGACGAGATCCTCCTCGCCGTGCGCGAGCTCTCCGCGCGGGACCGCGGCGCGGCGCGCGCGCTCTACCCGCTCGCCGTCTCCTGCCTCGGCGCCGCGGGGGAGCTCGCGCGCATGGAGGACGTCGTGCTGGAAATGGGCCGCCTTGGCCTCCGCGTCGACGCCGCGACGGGGGACGCCTTCGTCCGGGCCTACGCGGCCGCCGGAACCATCCCGCAGATGGAGGCGGCCTACCGCCGGCACAAGAAGGCCGGGCTGCTCGTCACCCGTGGCGCCATCCGCGCCGTGGCGTCCGCGTACATCTCCCAGCAGAAGTACTACAGGCTCGGCGCGTTCGTGGCCGACGCCGGCCTCCGCCGGCGCGACGCAGGCAACCTGCTCTGGAACCTGTACCTCCTCTCCTTCGCggcaaacttcaagatgaagtcCCTGCAGCGCGCGTTCCTGGAGATGGTGGCCGCCGGGTTCCggccggacctcaccaccttCAACATCCGCGCCGCGGCGTTCTCCAAGATGTGCATGTTCTGGGACCTCCACCTCAGCGCCGATCACATGCGCCGCGACGGCGTCGCGCCGGACCTCGTCACGCACGGCTGCTTCGTCGACGCCTACCTGGAGCGCCGCCTCGCGCGGAACCTCACCTTCGCATTCGACCGGCTTGACGGCAACGCCGAGCCCGTCGTGGCCACGGATGCCATCGTGTTCGAGGCGTTCGGCAAGGGCGGCTTCCACGCCAGCTCCGAGGTGTTGCTGGAAGCCACCGCCGGGAAGCGGCGCTGGACGTACTACAAGCTGCTCGGCGTCTACCTTAGGAAGCAGCATAGGAGAAACCAAGTTTTCTGGAATTATTGA
- the LOC8062439 gene encoding oligouridylate-binding protein 1B, with protein MNGAGGSHHQQQQQRLRQQQQQQALLMQQALQQQQQYQSGVLAAAAAAAMTQMEPISNGNLPPGFDPSTCRSVYVGNVNPNVTESLLIEVFQSAGLVERCKLIRKEKSSFGFVDYYDRRSAALAIMTLHGRHIYGQAIKVNWAYASTQREDTSGHFHIFVGDLSSEVNDATLYACFSAYPSCSDARVMWDNKTGRSRGYGFVSFRNQQEAETAITEMTGKWLGSRQIRCNWATKNNSEEKPETDNHNAVVLTNGSSSNSATDASQDGGSKENPENNPDCTTVYVGNLGHEVNRDELHRHFYSLGVGAIEEIRVQQDKGFGFVRYSTHGEAALAIQMGNGLVVRGKPIKCSWGNKPTPPGTSSKPLPPPVAPYQPAVAMPGVPQGFTAAELLAYQRQLALSQAAAGQIAGQHGLAGQVSAGLLAAAGSQALYDGYPNQSSAQQLMYYN; from the exons ATGAACGGCGCCGGGGGCagccaccaccagcagcagcagcagaggctccggcagcagcagcagcagcaggcgctcCTGATGCAGCAggcgctgcagcagcagcagcagtaccaGTCCGGCGTCCTCGCCgccgcggcagcggcggccATGACCCAG ATGGAACCTATTTCCAATGGCAACCTTCCACCTGGGTTTGATCCTTCCACTTGTCGCAGTGT GTATGTTGGAAATGTGAACCCTAACGTCACGGAGAGCCTTTTGATTGAAGTTTTCCAGAGTGCTGGCCTTGTGGAAAGATGCAAGCTCATACGGAAAGAGAAG TCTTCCTTTGGGTTTGTGGACTACTATGATCGAAGATCTGCTGCTCTAGCAATCATGACCCTTCATGGCCGTCACAT ATATGGACAAGCAATCAAGGTGAACTGGGCATATGCAAGTACGCAGAGGGAGGATACATCAG GGCATTTCCATATTTTTGTTGGTGATTTAAGTTCTGAAGTGAATGATGCAACTCTTTATGCCTGTTTCTCAGCATATCCTTCTTGTTC CGATGCTCGAGTCATGTGGGACAACAAAACTGGACGCTCCAGGGGTTATGGTTTTGTCTCCTTCCGTAATCAACAG GAAGCTGAAACTGCTATAACAGAAATGACTG GAAAATGGCTTGGAAGCAGACAAATAAGGTGCAACTGGGCAACAAAGAACAATTCAGAAGAGAAACCAGAAACTGACAATCATAATGCAGTTGTACTAACAAATGGTAGCTCCAGCAATTCAG CAACGGATGCAAGCcaggatggaggaagtaaagagAACCCAGAGAACAATCCTGATTGCACTACTGTATATGTTGGCAACCTCGGACATGAG GTTAACCGGGATGAGCTTCACCGCCACTTCTATAGCTTGGGGGTCGGGGCAATCGAGGAAATCCGTGTTCAACAGGATAAAGGGTTTGGGTTTGTGAGATATAGCACCCATGGGGAAGCAGCATTAGCTATTCAGATGGGCAATGGATTGGTAGTCCGTGGGAAACCAATTAAG TGCTCATGGGGTAACAAACCAACTCCACCTGGGACAAGTTCCAAGCCCCTACCTCCTCCAGTTGCTCCATACCAGCCTGCTGTAGCAATGCCAGGTGTCCCGCAAGGTTTCACAGCAGCAGAACTTCTTGCTTATCAGAGGCAGCTTGCCTTAAGCCAGGCTGCAGCCGGGCAGATTGCTGGCCAGCATGGTCTCGCGGGTCAGGTTTCTGCAGGTCTTCTTGCTGCTGCTGGTTCCCAGGCCCTCTACGATGGCTACCCAAACCAGTCATCAGCCCAGCAGCTTATGTACTACAACTAG